CTGAATCCAGGATCCGAGTACGGATATGGATTGACCGATGAAGAATAATTTGAAATTCGGAGATTTTAACGCAACTAATGACTGCATTTCGAAATTTTTCACAAAGTTACCCTTCAATTTATAATTGATAAAACGCTTTTTTTCGATATAACCAATCGTTTTTCCCGATAGATAACAATTGAAAAACAGAGATTTTGAGGCTTCCGGCTCCCCCCCTGCCCTATATTATTTCTTCACTAAATGATCACCCCTGATTAAGATCAATCATTTAAAATTCCTATTAAAACTCTTTCCCTATTTCAAAAAACTTCCCGAAATTAGCGACCTGTGTATTAAATAACAATTAATGAATTAAAAAAATTTAAACAAAACATACAGTAAAAACTTAGTATAAGTTTTCTTCGGGGCAGGGTGCAATTCCCTACCGGCGGTTATAGTCCGCGACTCCTTTCTTTTTGAAGGGACTGATTTGGTGAAATTCCAAAACCGACAGTTACAGTCTGGATGGGAGAAGAAAATGGAATGATCAGTGAGGCTATTGCTATAGACTCGCTGTGTCGTATTTCATTTCCATGTACCGAAGTGTATTTTAACTTTTAAAGTAAAAATAACATGGAAAAATTAATTGAAAAATTCGGAGCAACTCCGAAAGAACGTGTAGAAAATGCACTTTTAAAACTACAGCAAGGCAAAGGAATTCTTCTTGTAGATGATGAAAACCGTGAAAACGAAGGCGACATCATCTTTCCTGCCTCCACCATTACAGAAAAAGACATGGCACTTTTGATTCGTGAATGCAGCGGAATTGTCTGCTTATGTATTTCTGAGGAAAAAAGTAAACACCTGAATCTTCGTCCGATGGTGGAAGCCAACAATTCTAAAAATCAAACTGCATTTACCATTTCTATTGAAGCCAAAGAAGGCGTTGAATCCGGAGTTTCTGCAAAAGACCGTTTAACAACGATCAGAACTGCCATTGCTGAAAATGCTTTGGCGGAACATATTGCAAGTCCGGGACACGTTTTCCCTTTAATCGCAAGAAAAGATGGCGTTTTTGAAAGACGCGGCCACACAGAAGGTAGCGTAGATTTGGTAAAACTCGCGAATTTGGGAGACGATGCCGTACTCTGCGAATTAACCAACGAAGACGGAACAATGGCAAGACTTCCTGAAATCATCAATTTTGCAGAGCAAAGAGAAATGACGGTGGTGACCATTGAAGATATTTATAGTTATCGTAAAATGATGATCAGTCAGAATTAAG
The sequence above is a segment of the Chryseobacterium sp. MYb264 genome. Coding sequences within it:
- the ribB gene encoding 3,4-dihydroxy-2-butanone-4-phosphate synthase, yielding MEKLIEKFGATPKERVENALLKLQQGKGILLVDDENRENEGDIIFPASTITEKDMALLIRECSGIVCLCISEEKSKHLNLRPMVEANNSKNQTAFTISIEAKEGVESGVSAKDRLTTIRTAIAENALAEHIASPGHVFPLIARKDGVFERRGHTEGSVDLVKLANLGDDAVLCELTNEDGTMARLPEIINFAEQREMTVVTIEDIYSYRKMMISQN